One genomic region from Streptomyces venezuelae encodes:
- a CDS encoding class II fumarate hydratase yields MTTNSAADGYRIEHDSMGEVRVPAHAKWRAQTQRAVENFPVSGQGLERAHIEALARIKAAAATVNAELGVIDADLAGAIVSAAAEVAEGRWDDHFPVDVFQTGSGTSSNMNTNEVIATLAGERLPEGRDVHPNDHVNASQSSNDVFPSSIHIAATGAVTRDLIPALEHLAAALERKSAEFATVVKSGRTHLMDATPVTLGQEFGGYAAQVRYGVERLRSALPRLAELPLGGTAVGTGINTPAGFSAAVIAEVARATGLPLTEARDHFEAQGARDALVETSGQLRTIAVSLTKISNDLRWMASGPRTGLAEINLPDLQPGSSIMPGKVNPVVPEAVLMVAAQVTGNDTTVAVAGAAGNFELNVMLPVMAKNLLESVRLLANASRLLADRTVDGITANVERAREYAESSPSVVTPLNKYIGYEEAAKVAKKSLAERKTIREVVLASGYVERGDLTVEQLDEALDVLRMTHP; encoded by the coding sequence ATGACGACGAACAGCGCAGCCGACGGGTACCGGATCGAGCACGACTCCATGGGCGAGGTGCGGGTGCCCGCGCACGCCAAGTGGCGTGCGCAGACCCAGCGGGCCGTGGAGAACTTCCCCGTCTCGGGCCAGGGCCTGGAGCGCGCCCACATCGAGGCCCTGGCCCGCATCAAGGCCGCCGCGGCCACGGTCAACGCCGAGCTCGGGGTGATCGACGCGGATCTGGCCGGGGCGATCGTCTCGGCGGCGGCGGAGGTCGCCGAGGGGCGGTGGGACGACCACTTCCCCGTGGACGTCTTCCAGACCGGCTCCGGCACCTCGTCCAACATGAACACCAACGAGGTGATCGCCACGCTCGCCGGCGAGCGGCTCCCCGAGGGCCGGGACGTCCACCCCAACGACCACGTGAACGCCTCGCAGTCCTCCAACGACGTCTTCCCGTCCTCCATCCACATCGCGGCCACCGGCGCCGTCACCCGCGACCTGATCCCTGCCCTCGAACACCTGGCCGCCGCCCTGGAGCGAAAATCGGCCGAATTCGCGACGGTCGTGAAGTCGGGCCGTACGCATCTGATGGACGCCACCCCGGTCACCCTCGGCCAGGAGTTCGGCGGCTACGCGGCCCAGGTCAGGTACGGCGTGGAGCGACTGCGCTCGGCACTCCCCCGGCTCGCCGAACTCCCCCTCGGCGGTACGGCGGTGGGCACCGGAATCAACACCCCGGCCGGCTTCTCCGCGGCCGTCATCGCGGAGGTCGCGCGGGCGACCGGCCTGCCGCTGACGGAGGCCCGCGACCACTTCGAGGCGCAGGGCGCCCGCGACGCCCTCGTGGAGACGTCCGGGCAGCTCAGGACCATCGCCGTCTCCCTCACCAAGATCTCCAACGATCTGCGCTGGATGGCCAGCGGTCCGCGCACGGGCCTGGCGGAGATCAACCTCCCCGACCTCCAGCCCGGCTCGTCGATCATGCCGGGCAAGGTGAACCCGGTGGTCCCGGAGGCCGTCCTGATGGTGGCCGCGCAGGTGACCGGAAACGACACCACGGTGGCGGTGGCGGGCGCGGCCGGGAACTTCGAGCTCAACGTGATGCTGCCGGTGATGGCCAAGAACCTCCTGGAGTCGGTACGGCTCCTGGCCAACGCCTCCCGGCTGCTCGCGGACCGCACGGTCGACGGGATCACCGCCAACGTGGAGCGCGCCCGCGAGTACGCCGAGTCCTCGCCGTCCGTGGTGACCCCGCTGAACAAGTACATCGGCTACGAGGAGGCCGCCAAGGTCGCCAAGAAGTCCCTCGCCGAACGGAAGACGATCCGCGAGGTCGTGCTCGCGTCCGGATACGTCGAGCGGGGCGACCTCACGGTGGAGCAGCTGGAC